In the Ornithinimicrobium pratense genome, GGATCACGTCCTAGGGGTGATCAAGGCGTTCGCGCAGAAGGACCAGCCGGGGGCCAAGCTGCGTGACCGGTGGAACCCGGGGATCGACGCCCCCGCCATCACCGGCCGGGCCGACTCCGGAGACATCGAGATCGACCTCGTCGAGCTGTTCACCGATGTCGGTGGGCTGGCTGCCGACATCGGCAAGGGTGTGGCGATCTTCATCGACGAGATGCAGGACCTGCAGCCGGACGACGTCTCGGCCCTGTGCGCCGCCTGTCACGAGTTGTCGCAGACGGCGCTGCCAGTGATCGTCGTGGGGGCCGGGCTGCCCCACCTGCCGGCCGTGCTCTCGGCAAGCAAGTCCTACTCCGAGCGGCTCTTCCGATACAACCGGATCGACCGCCTCTCCCGGGAGGAGGCCGCTCGGGCGCTGCAGCTGCCCGCCGAGGACGAGGACGCCTCCTGGGCCCCGCAGGCGTTGGACGCGATGTATGCCGCGACCGGCGGCTACCCCTACTTCATCCAGGCCTACGGCAAGGAGGTCTGGGACCAGGCGCCGCAGTCGCCGATCCAGGTCGAGGACGTCCGCGTCGCCTCCCCGGCCGCGGAGGCCGAGCTGGCCGTCGGCTTCTTCGGCTCCCGCTACGAGCGGGCGACCCCGGGTGAGCGGGAGTACCTGCGGGCGATGGCCGACCTGGCCGCGGCGCAGCAGGCCGCGGGGGAGGAGCTGGATGAGGTCGAGTCGGTCGCGACCGCCGACATCGCCGCCCACCTGGGGCGCAAGCCGCAGTCGCTCTCACCCGCCCGAGACGCCCTCCTGAAGAAGGGCCTGATCTACTCCGGCGAGCGCGGCCGGATCGCGTTCACCGTCCCGCACTTCGGACGCTACCTGCGGGCCCAGACCTAGCACGACCAGCCCTGGGCCGGCGGTGCGCCCCAGGCATGCACGCCGCAGACGGCAGTGGGGGTGCGCGCCGGCGGTTCGGCTGACTGGGTTCGTCACCGGGCACGTCTAGGGTTTTGTGGTGGCGTCCACGGGGCTGAGTGAGGACTTCGGGCGTCTGTGGGCAGCGGTGGCGACGAGTCAGACCGGTACCGGGCTGGCGACCGGGGCGATCCCATTCATCGCGGTCGAGGTCCTGCGGGTCTCCCAGCTGCACCTGTCGGTGATCGTGGCCTTCTCGGCGCTGGTGGCCGGAGTACTGGCGCTGCCGGTGGGTCCTTGGGTCGAGCACCATCGCAAGCGGCCGGTCATGATCGCGGCGGACCTGACGCGTGCTGCGGCCTTGTTCAGCATCCCCATCGCCTACCTTGCCGACGTCCTGACCTACGCCCACCTGCTCACCGCGGCCACGCTCACCGCGCTGGGTCACGTGCTGAACAACACGGCCAGTTCCGCGCACCTGAAGGCGCTGGTCGGGGTTGATCAGCGGACCGCAGCGGCCAGCTGGATCGACACGACGCAGTGGATCACCGCGACCGCCGGCCCACCGATCGGCAGCTCGCTGCTGGCTGCGGTCGGACCAACAGTGACGGTGACGCTGAACGCGATCGCCTTCCTGGCCTCAGCACTGGGGATCAGCCGGATCCGCAGGCCCGAGCCGGCACCCCCACCCCGCGCGCCTGACCACCATTGGCGGCGGGAGGTCAGCACCGGGTGGAGGTTCATCCTTGGCCACCCCACGCTGCGGCCACTGTTCATCAACGCCATGGTCTTCGGCGCGATGATCGCGGCCTCCAGCCCGTTGATCATGTACCTGATGCTCGACGACCTAGGTCTACCTGCCTGGCTGTTCGGGCTCGCCCTGGGCGTGCCCGCCCTCGGGGGCCTGGTCGGTGCCCTGCTGGCTCCCCGGCTGGAACGCCTGGTGAGCAACCGTGATGGCCTGATGGTGGTCCTGGGGGCGGCCCGGGCGGTGTGGCTCATCCCGATCGCGTTCGCCCCACCCGGCCTGGCGGGCGCAGCCGTCATCATCGTGTGCGACACCCTGCTCCTGGTGTGCGCTGGGGCGTTCAACCCGCTGTTCGTCGCCCATCGCTTCGCGGTGATTCCCGACGAGCTCATGGCCCGGGTCTCGGCGGCCTGGACCATCACCAACCGGATGATCTGGCCGATCTCCATCACCGCCCTCGGCGCACTGGCCACGCTGAGCTCAACCCGCGCGGCCATAGCCGCCGCCGGGATCGGACTGCTCACCTCCGCCCTCTGGCTCCCGTGGCACCTACGCCGATCATGACCTCAGGACGAACCACCCGCGGCGTGAGCGCTGTCGTTGACCTCGCCTCGTCGGCTCGTCCTCACCAGGGGTCCTCGGGTGCGCCCCGCGGCGCTAGGGGATGAGTGGCTTGACCATGATCACCGTGGGTCCGTCCCAGTCCAGACCCGTGACCTCCTCAAGGGGGAGGAACCCTCGGGCTGCGTAGAAGGCCCGTGTGGCCGCATATCCCTGGTCCTCGTAGGAGGGGCCCACAGTCTTGACCTCGAGCAGGCGGACACCGTCGGCTATCAGGTCGGTTTCGACCGCCGTCACAAGGGCTGTGCCAACACCCGAGCCGTGGTGGTGCGGCGTCACCGCGATGAGGTGGATCTCACCAGTCGCCGGGAAGTGGCGGTCAACCAGTGCCACACCGACGACCTCATCACCGATGCGGGCGAGGTAGCTCGCCTTTGCGCTGGCTGCCCGCGCATAGTGCTCATTGGCCTCAGGGATCCCGAACCAGGACGGGAGTGCCCCCAGGATGCGGCGGACCGCGTCGGGGTCTTGGCTCCGCGAGATGGTCACTGCTGTCTCAACCATGTGTCTTGTCCAAGAGGTCTTCCCGCCCACGTCCCCGCGGGCGCATTCTTCGTGAGTCCACCCGAGCACCGTGCCAGTCCGACTGGCCTGGGGCAACGGAGTTACGCTGCCTGAACGCCTGCTGTTGCGGCCTGCCCGCCCACATGAGCGGGTCACGACGCCCACTCTCTGCGGGGTTGATCACTGGGTGGGCTGGTCGCGCAGGTATTGCCCCGGCGTCATGCCGGTGATCGTGCGGAAGTCGTGGGTGAAGTGTGCCTGGTCGGTGTAGCCGAGCGCGGCCGCCAAGTCAGCCAGCCTGGTCGTGCCGGTCTTGAGCGCCTGCACCGCGTCGTGCAGGCGCCGGCGCTTGACCAGCCACTTGGGGGTCAGCCCCACCCGCTGCTCCACCAGGCGCTGCAGGCTGCGCTCGGTGAGACCGAACTCGCGGGCCACCTGCTCCACCCGCGTCACATCGGGGTTGTCACGGAGCCAGGCCACAACCCGGTTGATGAGCAATCCCTGTTCGTCCACCGGGAGGTACTCCGCCAGCCACCGCTCCACCACTGCGATCGACGCCGTGTGGGCGCTCGGATCGTGCGGGTCGGCCGCCATGGTGTCCCGCACGTCGGGCACCAAGGCGCCGGGAACGCCGTCGACCCCGGTCAGGTCCGTCCACGTGTCGGTGAGCTCGGCCACGGACCGCCCGAGCACCAAACGTCCGGCGGCGGGGCTGAGCATGGTGCCGACGGCCCAGCCTTCACCCTCGAGGGTGACGCTGGAACGGCCCCGCGCCACGCCATACAGCCGGGCGTAGCTGTCGCTGATCACGACCAGGCACACTGGGTACTGGAGGGTGCTCTGCGTGGAGGGCTCGCGTAGCGACCACACCGGGATCCAGTATCGAGACACCAGGTCGGCGAGATGGCCGCTCGGGGCGTAGCGATGGATCGGCGGCGATGGCCGGCTGAGTCCTGTCAGGTGCGCCCTGTCGACCGGGTCGACCGGACGCGGGATCCCGGGCGCAGGCATGTGTCGGATTATCACAAGCGGCGGGGCTATGTGTCCTGCCACGGTTGTCCCATGACTCAGAGAACATCGACCACCACTCAGGATCAGCACGCCCCGACCTTCGCTGGCCGGGCCGCCGGCTTCACCAGCATCCTCATTGCCGCCGGCGACGCTTGGGATGCCCCGACACCGTGCGCGGGGTGGAGCGTCCGGGACGTCGTCGCCCACGTGATCGACACGCAGCGCGACTCCCTCGCCGATCGGGGCCTGGACGCCGGAGCTGTGGCTGACCTCACCCTCCCCGCCGCCGCGTGGGAGGTCCACCGCGAGCACGTGGTGGCCGTGCTGGGACACGACGGCGTCGCGGAGCGGGAGTACGAAGGCTACTTCGGCCCGACCACGATCGGCGCCACGATGACCGACTTCTACGGCTGGGATCTCGTCGTGCACGGTTCTGATGTGGCTCGCGCCACCGGCCAGCAGTGGTCGATCAGCGATGAGGAGGCGCAGGTACTGCACGCCGCGGCCGACGGCTGGGGCGAAGCCCTCTACTCAGAGGGCATCTGCGCCGCACCCGTCGAGGTCGCCCCAAGCGCCTCCGCGACCGACCGTCTCCTCGCTCGGCTTGGCCGCGACCCACACTGGCAACCCACCTGAGCAGATGCGTCGCAGGAGCCGCTCGGGCCCAGAGATTGCTCGGCTCGCTCCCACCAATCGCTCTCCAAGAAGTGCCTTCGGTGACCCACTGCACCCCCGGCGAAGGCCAACGGGAGCAGCCGTCCTTGAGGCGGCGAAGTCGTGCGTCTCGTGGTCATCCTCGCTGCCTAAATCCGTTGGAGACGGAGAGGGTGTGGGGCAGGATTCGGGTCGTGGACTTTGAGGACTTCATCCGGGCTGGCAACCAAGGCGTTGACCCGGCGCTCTATGAGATCGAGAACGCAGCCATCGATCGGCGCGGCCTTCTCTGGGCGGCGTTGCAGCGTCAGGGGCCCTGGGAAGGTCGCGTGCTGCTCGACTTGGGTTGCGGTTCGGGGTTCTGGTTACCACGCTACGAAGGCGCGGCCGAGGTCATCGGTGTCGAGCCCGATGCCAACCTTCTCGATCTGGCGCGCGCCCGCCCAGGCCGGGCGCGGGTGCTACACGGCTCCGCCGAGCACATCCCGCTAGCGGACGACTCGGTCGACGTCGTCCACGCCCGCTTTGCTTACTTCTTCCCCCACCACGGCTTCGACCCCACCCCCGGACTGGTTGAAGTCGGGCGGGTCCTTAAGCCAGGCGGCAGGCTCGTCGTGATCGACAACGACACCGAAGAGGGAGAGTTCGCCTCACTCTTGAAGGCCAGCCCTTGGGCAGCCAGCCAAGGCCAGGACACCTACGCGCTCCACTGGTGGGCTGACAAGGGCGCCCGCACCACCCCCGTCATGAGCAGCTGGGAGTTCGACACCCGCGCGGACCTTGAAGCGGTCCTGCACCTGGAGTTTCCACAGGACGTCGCCGACGACTGGCTACACGAGCACCCGGACCGCACCGGGCTCTCCTACGGCAACCTCCTCCACACCTGGACGAACGCCTGAACCGACGCCCGGGGCACGGCAAGACAGTGCGCTCAGGGGGTGTCGTCGTGCTCGGATCCGATGAACCAGTGCAGGCATGAGGGTCGATGACCTGTCCGTCGGTGGCTCCCCAGGGGCGAGTTTGTGCAAGCCCGACAAGGTGGACTAGCCGCTGCCGGCCGACACCGGCGCAGCCCAGGCCAAGGCGGTGCAGCGGGCGCCGTCACCGATGGGCCGGGAGGCTGACCGACCCAGATGAGTCAACTCATGCGTTGCCCAGCTGCACCGGCAGCAAGCCTCGCCGTGTCTGGGCGGCGATCGCCGCGAGGGCGTTGTCCAGCGTGGCGTGGCGAAAGGCGTAGCCGGTGCGCAGGAGGACGGCGGGGTGGACCCAGCGGCTCTTGAGCACCAGCTCGGCCTCGGTCCGGATGATGCGGGCGCCCGCCTCGAGCGACCACGACGGCAGCGGGACGCCCACCGGGCGGCCCAGGTGCCGGCGCACTGCCGCCATGAGCTCGGCGTTGGTGACCGGGTGCGGCGTGGCCAGGTTGACCGGTCCGCTGATCTGCTCGTGGTCGATGACGTGCCGCACGGCGCCGTGGATGTCGTCGACGTGCAGCCAGCTGAAGATCTGCCCACCGTCGCCCTGGGTGCCGCCGAAGCCGATCCTGGCCAGGTTGATCAGCGGGTTGAGGGCACCCCCACCTGGCCCGAGCACGATGGCGGCCCGCAGCGCGACCTTGCGCACACCCGTGGGTGCGGCATACAGCTCGTGCTCCCAGGCCCGTGCGACCGCGACGGAGAAGCCAGCGCCCAGCTCGCCCGTTGCCTCGTCCTGGGGCCGGTCCCGGGCGTCGCGGTAGATGGTCCCGGTGCTGGAGTTGATCCAGACGGGGGGCGGGGAGGTGCAACCGGCGAGGGCGGCGCCAAGGGCCTTGGTGGTCTCGGTGCGGGAGGTGAGGATCTCGTCGGCGGTCCGCTTGGTGTAGCGGCAGCTCACCGAGCGACCGGCCAGGTTGACCACCGCGTCGCTGCCGTCCAGGACAGGACGCAGATCCTCGCCCCACCGGACGTCACCGGCGCTTCGCCCGATCGTCCGCACGTCCACCCCATCTGCCCGGAGGGCCCGGCACAGGTGCTGCCCGATGAAACCGGTCGCTCCGGCGATGACGATGGTGCTCATGGGTCGCTCCTGTCAGCGGTGGGTGAGGCAAGTCGGTCCATCAAGCGGAAGACGTCCCCGGCCAGCCGCCGCCCCACCGGCAGCCGGCTCAGCGTCACCGTGCGGGCGATGATCGGGGCCACGCCGTCGACGAGCACACGGGTGCGCCGCTGGTCCGGTGAGGTGTCGGTGACCCAATGCAGAGTGACCCCCAGGTAGCCCAGCCACAACAGCTCCGCGAGCCGGGGGTGGGTCGAGGTCCCGCGGGGGCCCCGCGAAACGGTCAGCACCTCGCGCATGAGGGAGGTCGCCGCCGCGCGGGCGGCCGCGGACTCCTCCGAGAAGGGGCTGACCGACGATGACCGCGAGAGTGCCACGTGCAGCATCGTGGAGCCGAACGCGTGGTAAGGCGCCATGGTGTCCAGGCCGGTATGCAGCACCGTGCGCAGGTTGTCCGCCAGCCCCGCCCCGTCCTGCAGGAGCGGCAGTGCCCGCTGCCGGTGCTCCTGCTGGATCCGCACATACAGCTCATGGACCAGGGCGTCCTTGCCCTCGAAGTAGTAGTACGCGCTGCCTGGTGACATCCGCGCCTCGTGTGCGATCAGGCGCATGGTCGTCGCCTCGTAACCGCGCTCCCGGAACAGGCGCAGCGCCGTCTCGACCAGGAGCTCCCGGGTGCGCTCCGCCTTGGTGGTCATATTCGCAACCTACACCGTGTTTTGAACATGTTCAAAATAGGCCATCCTGGCCGGGACCGGCTTCGCGGAGCCGGACCGTGTCAGGGTGAGCCATGACCCGTTCCTCACCCTCGGTGCTGTGGTTCCGCCGTGACCTGCGGCGCGGCGACCACCCGGCGCTCCTCGCCGCTCAGGATGCAGCCGGCCCCGGCGCTGCTGTCGTGCCGCTCTTCGTCTTCGACCCGGCCCTGTGGGAAGCCGGCGGCCCGGTCCGCCGGGCCTGGTTGGCCGCCTCCCTGCGGGCTCTCGACGAGGACCTCGACGGCCGGCTCGTGCTGCGCCTGGGCGACCCTGCCCAGGTCGTGCCGCAGGTCGTCCGCGAGGTCGAGGCGGCCAGCGTGCACCTGTCCCGTGAGACCAACGGGTATGGCGTGCGCCGGGACCGGCGCGTCCGCGCGGCGCTCCAGGACCTCAGGGACCGTGACGGCACCGGGTGGGTGGAGACCGGCACGCCCTATGCGGTCGGCCCAGGCCTGGTGCGGACCAAACAGGGCGAGCCCTACAAGGTGTTCACCCCGTTCGCCCGAGCCTGGCGCGAGCACGGCTGGCCTACGCCGGCCCCCCGATCCGACCGGCTCGACGTGCTCGACCTGCCCTCCGACGACCAAGCGCGGCGCCTGCTCGACGAGGCGCTCAGGCTCGACGGCCTGCCGCAGCTGCCGCCCGCCGGCGAGACGGCAGCCCTGCGGCGCTGGCGCGAGTTCCGCGAGCAGGACCTCCCCGCATACCGTCAGGACCGGGACCGCCCGGCGATCGACGGGACCAGCCGACTCTCGGCCTACCTGAAGATCGGGGCCCTCCACCCGCGCACGCTGCTCGCCGACCTGGCCGAGGAGACAGGGGAGGGTGCCCAGACCTTCGTCACCGAGCTGGCATGGCGCGAGTTCTACGCCGACGTCCTGCACCAGCAGCCCGCCAGCGCCTGGAGCGATCTGCGGCCGGCGTTGGCGCAGCTGCGCTACGACGACCCGGAGGACGCGGTCCTCGCCTGGCAGCAGGGCCGGACCGGCTATCCGATGGTCGACGCGGGGATGCGCCAGCTGCTCGCGGTCGGCTGGATGCACAACCGGGTGCGGATGATCACCGCCAGCTTTCTCACCAAGGACCTGCACGTGTGGTGGCCGGTCGGTGCGCGCTGGTTCCTGGACCGACTCGTCGACGGCGACCTAGCCTCCAACAACCACGGCTGGCAGTGGGTGGCGGGCACGGGGACCGACGCTGCGCCCTACTTCCGCGTCTTCAACCCGGTCACCCAAGGGGAGAAGTTCGACCCCGACGGTGACTACGTGCGCCGGTGGGTGCCCGAGCTGCGGCACCTGCCGGGGGCGTCCGCCCACCGGCCGTGGGACCAGGAGGATGGTTACTCCCACGACTACCCGCGCCGGATCGTCGACCACGCCGAGGAGCGGCGGGAGGCGCTGGAGCGCTACGAGGCCGCCCGGTGAGCACACCGGGCGGCCTCGCGCAGGGCGGGTCTGAGCTGCGGCTCAGGGGGTGGGCGAACCCCCGTTGACGTTCAGCGTCTCGCCCAGGACGTAGCTCGACTCGGGCGAGGCCAGGAAGACGTAGGCCGGCGCGAGCTCGGTGGGCTGTCCGGCACGCCCCAGGGGGACGCTCTGCCCGAACTCCGGCAGGTCCTCCGTGGGCTGGCCGTGCGAGGGCTGGATCGGCGTCCAGATCGGCCCGGGTGCCACGGCGTTGACGCGAATCCCCTTCGGCGCCAGCTCCTGGGCCAGGCCCTTGCTGAAGTTGTTGATCGCCGCCTTGGTCGCTGCGTAGTCCAGCAGCGGCGGGGACGGCTCGTAGGCCTGGATCGAGGTGGTGTTGATGATCGCCGACCCTGCCGGAAGGTGCTTGAGGGCCTCCCGGGTGAGGGTGAACATCGCGATGATGTTGATCTGGAAGGTCTGCTGAATCTGCTCGTCCGGTGTCTCTTCCAGGCTCTCGTTGGCTACCTGCTTGCCCGCGTTGTTCACCAGGATGTCCAGCCCGCCCAGCTCCTCGGCGGCGCGGCGCACGATATCCCGGCACTGCTCGGGGTCGATCAGGTCGCCGGGCACCTTGACCGCCTGACGGCCCGTCTCGGTGATGATCCGGACGACCTCATCGGCGTCTACTTCCTCCTCCGGCAGGTAGTGGATGGCCACGTCGGCGCCCTCCCGGGCGAAGGCCACGGCCACCGCTGCGCCGATGCCGGAGTCGCCCCCGGTGACCAGCGCCTTGCGGCCCTCCAGACGGCCGGTGCCGCGGTAGGAGAACTCGCCGATGTCCGGCTTCGGCGTCATCTCGGACTGCAACCCCGGCTCCTCCTGGGTCTGCTCCGGCGGGCTGATCACGGGGTAGCGCTTGACCGGGTCCTGGAAGACGAGCTGGTCGGTCTGGGTGGTGTCGGTGTCCTCGGAAGCCATGGGTGTCTCCTTCGCTTCGGTATGGCGTGTGCCGTCCTGTCCAGTCTGCGAACCACGCACGGTGGTCGCACCCTGGAACGGACCCCTCACCCCTGGGGGCGGGACCCGCGACGGTGGTCGAGCGTCAGGGCAGCTCGACGACAGTGGAGGAGCCCTCGTCGTCCTTGTTCCTGCCGGTGAGCGCCTTGACGGTGCTCACCGCGGTGCCGACCAGCGACTCGCCGCCCCAGTAGTGCGCAGTGTCGCCGGAGACCTTGAGGACGACGTTGTCGGGGTTGCCCGGGCCGCCCTCCATGAAGGCCGCTGCGCCCTTGGACCACAGCTGCTCGACCAGGTCCCGGTCCTCGATCAGGGTGGCGGTGCCGGTCAGCGACACCCACGCCTTCATCGAGGAGTAGGCGACGTTGACGCGGGGGTCTGCGCGGACGTCCGCGGCGACGGAGCTGCCGCCGCGCACCAGGAAGAGCACGTCGCCGTCGTCCTCGGCGACCTGGGTGGACAGCGGCCGACTGATCAGGCGACGGTCCGGGGAGCTGGAGTCGGCGGTGGTCAGCATGGCCACGTCCATGTCGGAGATGAGGTTGCGGACCTTCTCCACGTCGGCGGGGTCATCGCTCACCCGAACGCTGTCGTCGGTGCCGCGGTCCTGGTGCTGGGTCATGGGTTCTCCTCCGTAGGTTCCTGTGCTCTCGCGACGCTAGTCGCGCACCACTGGGTCGGCAGGTCGGACCGGTGCGCCGCCGGCCCGCTCCCACGGGGCGACAGGACCGGCGATCACAGCGAACAGGGGATGCGCCCCCATTTCAAGCTTCTGCTGCACCACGTGGTCCGTCGGGCTGCGCACCGCGAGCTTGTCGAGCAGGAGCGCGCGCTCGAGGTCCAGCTGGCCGGTGGTCAGCGTGAGCTGCCCCTCCCACCGCTGCACCTCATCCACGCGGGCCGGGTCGAAGCGGTAGCCCCGCACCGCAGCCTCCTGCTGCACCACGTCCAGGTATGCCGCCACCGCGCCTCCGGGGGAAGGGCAGGCGCGGAAGCGCTCGAGCTGGGGGTGGTGGCGGTAACCGCGGGTCCGGCCGGCGAGGACGGCCTGTGCGAGCAGGGCCTCGCGCCACAGGGCGACCAGGCCCCGCCGGTCCAGGTGTGCAGGGTGCAGGCTCCACAGACGCATCATCCGATCAGACACGGTTCGTCCACCGGACGCCAGTCGGTGGTCGCGGGGCAGCGGTCGTAGCTTCGATGAGGCTCTCTTCGACGATCTGTCCTCAATCCTAGAAAGGGGAATACGCGACCATCCTCAGGGAGGTCATGGGAGACAGGCAACGTCCTGCACCGCAGACAACGTCGCCGACGTTGTCTGCGGTGCAGAACGTTGTCCACGTCCGGCCATGGGCGGACGCTCTGCTGGCCGTCCGCCCGGAGCACGTTAAGCCCGCTGCGGGACCCGCTCCCGGCTCGGCGCGGAGGATGAGGCGCTCGGACGGGCGCCGGTGGCCCGGGCGGCCGGGTCCTCCTTGCGGCGCAGCAGGCGCATGGCGTTGACGATGACGACCAGCACCGAGGTCTCGTGGGCCAGCATCCCGACGGCCATCGTCACGCCACCGAAGAGGACGCCGGCCATCAGCACGACCACGGTAGCCAGCGCGATCACGATGTTCTGCCGCATGTTGGCGACCGTGCGCTTGGCGAGCGAGACCGCCTCGGGCAGCTTGAGCAGGTTGTCCATCATCAGGGCGATGTCGGCCGTCTCGATGGCGACGCCGCTGCCAGCCGCGCCCATCGCCACGCCGATGTCGGCGGTCGCCAGGGCGGGGGCGTCGTTGACGCCGTCGCCCACCATGGCCACGGTGTAACCCTGCTGGCGCAGCTCGTCCACGGCCTCCAGCTTGCCCTCGGGCAGCAGCCCGGCCCGGACCTCATCGATCCCAACCTGCTGGGCCACGGCTCTGGCGACCGGCTCGATGTCGCCAGTGAGCATGACGACCTTCTTGACCCCGGCGCGGTGCAGCCGACGCACCATCTCCGGGGCGTCCTGGCGGACTGTGTCCGCCACGGCGACCACGCCGATGGCACGGCCGTCGCAGGCGACGACCATCGGGGTGCGGCCCCGGGCGGCCAGGTCGGCCACCACCTGCGCGGCCTGGCCGGTGTCCTCGCTGCCCTCGACCTGCTCGGCCTGGAGCAGGGCCAGGTTGCCGACCGCGACGCGGTGACCGTCGAGGGTGGCCACGATGCCCTTGCCGGGGACCGGCTCGGTGTGCTGGGGCAGGCCCAGCACTGCGAGGCCCTTCTCGGCGGCGGCCTCCAGGATGGGACGCGCCAGCGGGTGCTCGGAGCCGGCCTCGGCGCGGGCGGCATATCGCAGCACCTCCTCCTCGTCGACCGGCGGGTGGTCCGGACCCAGATCGGTGTCGAGCACGACCACGTCGGTCAGCTGCGGGCGGCCCTCGGTGAGGGTGCCGGTCTTGTCCAGCGCGACGGCGTCGATCCTGGCGGAGGTCTCCAGGAACTCCCCGCCCTTGACCAGGATGCCGTCCTTGGCGCCGCGGCCGATGCCGGCCACGATCGAGACCGGGATGGAGATGACCAGGGCGCCCGGGCAGGCGATGACCAGCAGGGTCAGGGCCAGGACGATGTCACCGGTGGACAGGCCGAGCACGATCGCCAGCACGATGATCGCCGGGGTGTACCAGGACGAGAAGCGGTCCATGAACGTCTGCGTCCGGGCCTTGGCGTCCTGGGCCTCCTCGACCCGGTGGATGATCCGGGCCAGGGTGGTGTCGGCGCCGACGCCGGTGGTCCTGACCTGCAGGAAGCCGCTGGTGGCGATGGTGCCGGCGAAGACCTGATCGCCGGTCGTCTTCTCGACCGGGATGGACTCGCCGGTGATGGAGGCCTCGTCCAGCGCTCCGGTGCCACCGATGACCAACCCGTCGACCGGGACCTTGGCGCCGTTCTTGACCAGGACGGCCTCGCCCAGGCCCACCTCGTGGGCAGCCACCTCGACCTGCTCGCCATCGCGCAGGACGATGGCCACGTCCGGCGCCACCGCGACCAGTTCGGCCAGGGCCGAGCGGGTCCTGGCCAGCGTGCCGTCCTCCAGTGCGTGCCCGATGGCGAACAGGAAGGTCACCGCGGCGGCCTCCCAGTACTCGCCAATCATGATCGCGCCGATCGCGGCGATGGAGACCAGCAGGTCGATGCCGATCACCTTGACGGCCAGCGCCGACCAGGCCTTGCGCACCACGGGGGCTCCGGCGACGACCGCGGCGGCGACCATCAGCAGGTCACCCCAGGGCTGGGGCTGCCAGAGCCGGCTGGTCGCGACCGAGGCCAGGATCAGGAGCCCGGCGGCCGCAGGCACGGCCCACCGGCCGTGCAGCCAGGTCTGGACCTTGTTCATGCGTTCCCTTCTCTCTGCGTGCTTGCGGTGGAGTCGATGCCTCAGAAGGCG is a window encoding:
- a CDS encoding helix-turn-helix domain-containing protein is translated as MPAPGIPRPVDPVDRAHLTGLSRPSPPIHRYAPSGHLADLVSRYWIPVWSLREPSTQSTLQYPVCLVVISDSYARLYGVARGRSSVTLEGEGWAVGTMLSPAAGRLVLGRSVAELTDTWTDLTGVDGVPGALVPDVRDTMAADPHDPSAHTASIAVVERWLAEYLPVDEQGLLINRVVAWLRDNPDVTRVEQVAREFGLTERSLQRLVEQRVGLTPKWLVKRRRLHDAVQALKTGTTRLADLAAALGYTDQAHFTHDFRTITGMTPGQYLRDQPTQ
- a CDS encoding maleylpyruvate isomerase family mycothiol-dependent enzyme, with the translated sequence MTQRTSTTTQDQHAPTFAGRAAGFTSILIAAGDAWDAPTPCAGWSVRDVVAHVIDTQRDSLADRGLDAGAVADLTLPAAAWEVHREHVVAVLGHDGVAEREYEGYFGPTTIGATMTDFYGWDLVVHGSDVARATGQQWSISDEEAQVLHAAADGWGEALYSEGICAAPVEVAPSASATDRLLARLGRDPHWQPT
- a CDS encoding MFS transporter, which gives rise to MASTGLSEDFGRLWAAVATSQTGTGLATGAIPFIAVEVLRVSQLHLSVIVAFSALVAGVLALPVGPWVEHHRKRPVMIAADLTRAAALFSIPIAYLADVLTYAHLLTAATLTALGHVLNNTASSAHLKALVGVDQRTAAASWIDTTQWITATAGPPIGSSLLAAVGPTVTVTLNAIAFLASALGISRIRRPEPAPPPRAPDHHWRREVSTGWRFILGHPTLRPLFINAMVFGAMIAASSPLIMYLMLDDLGLPAWLFGLALGVPALGGLVGALLAPRLERLVSNRDGLMVVLGAARAVWLIPIAFAPPGLAGAAVIIVCDTLLLVCAGAFNPLFVAHRFAVIPDELMARVSAAWTITNRMIWPISITALGALATLSSTRAAIAAAGIGLLTSALWLPWHLRRS
- a CDS encoding TetR/AcrR family transcriptional regulator, producing MTTKAERTRELLVETALRLFRERGYEATTMRLIAHEARMSPGSAYYYFEGKDALVHELYVRIQQEHRQRALPLLQDGAGLADNLRTVLHTGLDTMAPYHAFGSTMLHVALSRSSSVSPFSEESAAARAAATSLMREVLTVSRGPRGTSTHPRLAELLWLGYLGVTLHWVTDTSPDQRRTRVLVDGVAPIIARTVTLSRLPVGRRLAGDVFRLMDRLASPTADRSDP
- a CDS encoding GNAT family N-acetyltransferase, with protein sequence MVETAVTISRSQDPDAVRRILGALPSWFGIPEANEHYARAASAKASYLARIGDEVVGVALVDRHFPATGEIHLIAVTPHHHGSGVGTALVTAVETDLIADGVRLLEVKTVGPSYEDQGYAATRAFYAARGFLPLEEVTGLDWDGPTVIMVKPLIP
- a CDS encoding class I SAM-dependent methyltransferase, whose protein sequence is MDFEDFIRAGNQGVDPALYEIENAAIDRRGLLWAALQRQGPWEGRVLLDLGCGSGFWLPRYEGAAEVIGVEPDANLLDLARARPGRARVLHGSAEHIPLADDSVDVVHARFAYFFPHHGFDPTPGLVEVGRVLKPGGRLVVIDNDTEEGEFASLLKASPWAASQGQDTYALHWWADKGARTTPVMSSWEFDTRADLEAVLHLEFPQDVADDWLHEHPDRTGLSYGNLLHTWTNA
- a CDS encoding TIGR01777 family oxidoreductase codes for the protein MSTIVIAGATGFIGQHLCRALRADGVDVRTIGRSAGDVRWGEDLRPVLDGSDAVVNLAGRSVSCRYTKRTADEILTSRTETTKALGAALAGCTSPPPVWINSSTGTIYRDARDRPQDEATGELGAGFSVAVARAWEHELYAAPTGVRKVALRAAIVLGPGGGALNPLINLARIGFGGTQGDGGQIFSWLHVDDIHGAVRHVIDHEQISGPVNLATPHPVTNAELMAAVRRHLGRPVGVPLPSWSLEAGARIIRTEAELVLKSRWVHPAVLLRTGYAFRHATLDNALAAIAAQTRRGLLPVQLGNA
- a CDS encoding ATP-binding protein, encoding MDPIRNPYAPGAGQRPPELAGRDEQLDRFQVVLERIRRGRPERSMVLTGLRGVGKTVLLNALRSTAVRSRWGTGKYEARPEQGMRRPVAAALHVAVRELGHPQGQEVDHVLGVIKAFAQKDQPGAKLRDRWNPGIDAPAITGRADSGDIEIDLVELFTDVGGLAADIGKGVAIFIDEMQDLQPDDVSALCAACHELSQTALPVIVVGAGLPHLPAVLSASKSYSERLFRYNRIDRLSREEAARALQLPAEDEDASWAPQALDAMYAATGGYPYFIQAYGKEVWDQAPQSPIQVEDVRVASPAAEAELAVGFFGSRYERATPGEREYLRAMADLAAAQQAAGEELDEVESVATADIAAHLGRKPQSLSPARDALLKKGLIYSGERGRIAFTVPHFGRYLRAQT